The Vibrio sp. 10N DNA window GGCGTTTGTTTGCGTCGCGCATCGACAAAATTTTGTTTGCCGCCACCAAAGCAGACCATGTGACACCGAATCAACACGGTAATTTGGTCAGCCTATTACAGCAGATGGTTCACCCAGCATGGCAAGAAACGGCATTTGAAAATATTGAAATGAGCTGCATGAGCGTCGCATCGATTCAGGCAACGGAAGCGGGTTTTGTCGGAAATGGCAGCAACAGCTCTCCCGCTTTGCGCGGCACGACATTGGATAACCAGACACTAACGCTCTATCCCGGTGATGTACCGGCAAGACTGCCGAAGCCCGATTTTTGGCAGCAAAGCGGGTTTGAGTTTACCTCATTCAGACCCTTAGTGAGTGCACAAGATGCGCCATGCGGTCATATTCGCCTCGATAAAGCGATGCAGTATTTAATTGGAGACAAACTTCGATGAGTGATTTGAAAAACAGAAAAGTCTTTGATGAAGATTTGTCTAATGCGGAGCCAACATTAGACATGAACAGCCAAAAGCTGTTTGAGCCTGAGCAAACCTTTGTACCGGTTGAGCAGGTGGCTGTTGAAGACGAGAATGATACAAAGCTTGAAAAAACCATCCGCGGTAGCAGTAAGAAAGGCTGGATAGCGACAACATTCCTGACCGCATTTGCCGGTCTAGTGGGCTGGCAGGCGATAGATAACGTGGTTACCGCTGCGACGACAGGCGACTATCTATCCCTTGGCTGGTCAGCGTTAGTGACTGGCGTTGCTGTCATGGGGATTGGTGCATTTGGTAAAGAGCTATTCAAACTTCGTAAATTAAAGAATCATTTTTCAGTCCAAGAAGAGGCGCAAGCGTTACTGGATAATGACGCGGTAGGCAAAGGCGAAAAGTTTTGTCAAAAGCTCGCGCATGAGGCATCTATACCTGCGGAGCATCCTGCTTTTGACCGCTGGCAAAATAGCGTGCACAGTGCCCACAGCGATGCGGAAGTGCTCGATATGTATCAATCTATGGTGCTGACAGAGCAGGACA harbors:
- a CDS encoding YcjF family protein: MSDLKNRKVFDEDLSNAEPTLDMNSQKLFEPEQTFVPVEQVAVEDENDTKLEKTIRGSSKKGWIATTFLTAFAGLVGWQAIDNVVTAATTGDYLSLGWSALVTGVAVMGIGAFGKELFKLRKLKNHFSVQEEAQALLDNDAVGKGEKFCQKLAHEASIPAEHPAFDRWQNSVHSAHSDAEVLDMYQSMVLTEQDKKAMASVSKLSGEAAILVALSPLAIADMLLIAWRNFRMIDNISEIYGVELGYWSRLKLFKLVLVNIAIAGASELAIESSADILSMNLAEKLSARAGQGLGVGLVTARLGLKTISLMRPIPFKQEQTPRLGSIRKSVVESLKNKLS